One genomic window of Aethina tumida isolate Nest 87 chromosome 3, icAetTumi1.1, whole genome shotgun sequence includes the following:
- the LOC109596686 gene encoding PI-PLC X domain-containing protein 1 isoform X2 has translation MNLYMFVILHFIYLLTSVESIRSSYRRCGNVHLTVSSDPQSYIEINWITNCEEGEVRPEYIALYPKNIVDRDEGVQPLLRLNASMIPGGYFKTRIKFNIPWLPGNWNYNVPFSRPESGPHCYPFWVVSWRGDQIIDFRCLGIQPTWMNDNRMILGKKKIGSLIIPGTHNSGSFSGIPPFLENYILNQDRPIWNQLVHGIRYLDFRIGYYENEGYFINHDLVRVTKVLPLFREIRKFLEFAPKEVIILDFHRFPYPSKFNYTLHKNFANLLYQELGDLALAPESLQEGKGPSMNEIWARNKNLIICYSDRTTVSENNWLWDPLIQYWGNTKKIVELKNFLLKSIRERKATLNPLWALMAELTPQPLDLVFRTNNLRQLADEVNKYVTKWIRDEWEDDVNIVATDYFLGNDLVNVAIDINTK, from the exons ATGAACTTGTATATGTTtgtcattttacattttatatatttattaacaagtgTGGAAAGTATAAGATCAT catACCGAAGATGTGGTAATGTCCATCTTACAGTTTCATCAGATCCACAATCCTACATAGAGATAAACTGGATTACGAATTGTGAAGAGGGTGAAGTTCGACCTGAATACATTGCTTTATATCCAAAAAATATAGTGGATAgagat gAAGGTGTGCAGCCATTATTGAGGCTGAATGCGTCAATGATTCCCGGTGGCTACTTCAAAACTAGAATAAAGTTCAATATACCCTGGCTGCCAGGAAACTGGAATTACAATGTGCCGTTCTCAAGACCAGAATCGGGCCCTCACTGCTACCCATTTTGGGTTGTTTCTTGGAGGGGTgatcaaataattgatttcCGATGTCTAGGCATTCAACCTACATGGATGAACGATAATAG GATGATACTTGGCAAGAAAAAAATAGGAAGTCTTATAATTCCCGGAACGCATAATTCGGGATCGTTTAGTGGGATTCCtccatttttagaaaattacattttaaatcaagATAGACCAATTTGGAATCAATTAGTCCATGGAATTCGTTATCTAGATTTCAGAATAGGATATTATGAGAATGAAGG atattttataaaccatGATCTGGTTCGAGTCACCAAAGTGTTACCACTATTTAGGGAAATCAGAAAGTTTCTTGAATTCGCTCCCAAGGAAGTTATTATATTGGACTTCCACAGATTTCCGTATCCGTCAAAGTTTAACTACACGTTACATAAAAACTttgctaatttattatatcaagaACTTGGAGATCTTGCTCTGGCACCGGAAAGTTTGCAAGAAGGAAAAGGACCGTCTATGAATGAAATATGGGCTAGAAATAAGAATCTAATTATATGCTACTCAGACAGAACAACAGTCAGCG AAAATAATTGGTTATGGGACCCACTTATTCAATACTGGGGCAATACAAAGAAAATTGTGGAACTGAAAAActtcttactgaaatcaatAAGAGAGCGGAAAGCCACATTAAATCCACTCTGGGCTTTGATGGCTGAATTAACACCGCAGCCTTTGGATTTAGTGTTCCgtacaaataatttgcgacAACTTGCTGATGAAGTAAATAAGTATGTGACAAAGTGGATCAGAGATGAATGGGAAGATGACGTAAACATAGTAGCGACAGATTATTTCTTAGGAAATGATCTTGTAAACGTCGCTATAGATATAAAcacaaaatag
- the LOC109596686 gene encoding PI-PLC X domain-containing protein 1 isoform X1: MCGTFSCLFLFCLLNVAQSVIGYRAYRRCGNVHLTVSSDPQSYIEINWITNCEEGEVRPEYIALYPKNIVDRDEGVQPLLRLNASMIPGGYFKTRIKFNIPWLPGNWNYNVPFSRPESGPHCYPFWVVSWRGDQIIDFRCLGIQPTWMNDNRMILGKKKIGSLIIPGTHNSGSFSGIPPFLENYILNQDRPIWNQLVHGIRYLDFRIGYYENEGYFINHDLVRVTKVLPLFREIRKFLEFAPKEVIILDFHRFPYPSKFNYTLHKNFANLLYQELGDLALAPESLQEGKGPSMNEIWARNKNLIICYSDRTTVSENNWLWDPLIQYWGNTKKIVELKNFLLKSIRERKATLNPLWALMAELTPQPLDLVFRTNNLRQLADEVNKYVTKWIRDEWEDDVNIVATDYFLGNDLVNVAIDINTK, translated from the exons ATGTGCGGAACATTtagttgtttgtttttgttctgCTTGTTAAATGTGGCACAAAGTGTCATTGGTTATAGAG catACCGAAGATGTGGTAATGTCCATCTTACAGTTTCATCAGATCCACAATCCTACATAGAGATAAACTGGATTACGAATTGTGAAGAGGGTGAAGTTCGACCTGAATACATTGCTTTATATCCAAAAAATATAGTGGATAgagat gAAGGTGTGCAGCCATTATTGAGGCTGAATGCGTCAATGATTCCCGGTGGCTACTTCAAAACTAGAATAAAGTTCAATATACCCTGGCTGCCAGGAAACTGGAATTACAATGTGCCGTTCTCAAGACCAGAATCGGGCCCTCACTGCTACCCATTTTGGGTTGTTTCTTGGAGGGGTgatcaaataattgatttcCGATGTCTAGGCATTCAACCTACATGGATGAACGATAATAG GATGATACTTGGCAAGAAAAAAATAGGAAGTCTTATAATTCCCGGAACGCATAATTCGGGATCGTTTAGTGGGATTCCtccatttttagaaaattacattttaaatcaagATAGACCAATTTGGAATCAATTAGTCCATGGAATTCGTTATCTAGATTTCAGAATAGGATATTATGAGAATGAAGG atattttataaaccatGATCTGGTTCGAGTCACCAAAGTGTTACCACTATTTAGGGAAATCAGAAAGTTTCTTGAATTCGCTCCCAAGGAAGTTATTATATTGGACTTCCACAGATTTCCGTATCCGTCAAAGTTTAACTACACGTTACATAAAAACTttgctaatttattatatcaagaACTTGGAGATCTTGCTCTGGCACCGGAAAGTTTGCAAGAAGGAAAAGGACCGTCTATGAATGAAATATGGGCTAGAAATAAGAATCTAATTATATGCTACTCAGACAGAACAACAGTCAGCG AAAATAATTGGTTATGGGACCCACTTATTCAATACTGGGGCAATACAAAGAAAATTGTGGAACTGAAAAActtcttactgaaatcaatAAGAGAGCGGAAAGCCACATTAAATCCACTCTGGGCTTTGATGGCTGAATTAACACCGCAGCCTTTGGATTTAGTGTTCCgtacaaataatttgcgacAACTTGCTGATGAAGTAAATAAGTATGTGACAAAGTGGATCAGAGATGAATGGGAAGATGACGTAAACATAGTAGCGACAGATTATTTCTTAGGAAATGATCTTGTAAACGTCGCTATAGATATAAAcacaaaatag
- the LOC109596688 gene encoding PI-PLC X domain-containing protein 1-like has protein sequence MFRFSLTFILFLVIVSTSFTSVMCYNSGNIYLTISAYKKNLVLNWDFTNDLIPDTLLLINTAAQVTLQQVLVDRPRGHLETNHGFEISTYFPGNWDRLNDYPESGAHCFHYSIQALKNNATVDAQCLKIEPTRMEKFGDLQLANMMLPGTHDSGAFITKSITRFFKRFVLTQNTDIWTQLVFGIRYLDLRVGIYNDEFYLYHGIARCAKLEPELRSVLSFLEKAKQEVVILDFHEFSEPFSHQLHKRLQSQLQSILGHYILSNPLSIYANKLTLKQIWNMNKRVIVNYNDRTQVSETPWLMAGLRRDWGNLQKPDQLIDYIKYLTSRPRDGLIHILCAELTLTTNDILKDFTASLKKLADEVNPELSPLLRESNRSHRFGIVATDFHLGNDIVNVAIETNIRKVNAHSYY, from the exons ATGTTTCGGTTTTCTCTTAcgtttatactttttttagtGATTGTTAGTACCAGTTTTACTTCTGTTATGT GTTATAACAGcggtaacatttatttaactatctcagcttacaaaaaaaatcttgTACTTAATTGGGACTTCACAAACGACTTAATTCCAGAtacattacttttaattaatact GCAGCCCAAGTAACCCTACAACAAGTTTTAGTGGACAGACCACGAGGACATTTAGAAACCAATCATGGCTTTGAAATTAGTACGTATTTCCCTGGAAACTGGGACAGACTAAACGATTATCCAGAATCAGGTGCCCACTGTTTTCACTATTCTATTCAGGCTCTCAAAAATAATGCAACTGTCGATGCCCAGTGTCTTAAAATTGAACCAACTCGGATGGAAAA GTTTGGAGATTTACAATTGGCAAATATGATGCTTCCCGGAACTCATGATTCTGGAGCttttatcacaaaatcaaTAACTAGGTTCTTTAAGAGATTCGTTTTAACTCAAAACACTGATATTTGGACGCAACTGGTTTTTGGTATAAGATATTTAGATTTGCGAGTAGGCATCTATAACGACGA attttatcTCTACCATGGAATTGCGAGGTGCGCAAAACTGGAACCAGAATTGAGAAgtgttttaagttttttagaaAAAGCTAAGCAAGAAGTTGTAATATTGGATTTTCACGAATTTTCAGAACCTTTCTCCCATCAGCTACACAAAAGGTTACAGAGCCAGTTACAAAGTATATTAGGACATTACATATTATCTAATCCTTTATCGatttatgcaaataaattgACTTTAAAGCAAATATGGAACATGAATAAAAGGGTAATTGTCAACTATAACGATAGAACGCAGGTATCAG aaACTCCTTGGTTGATGGCAGGTCTCAGACGTGATTGGGGAAACTTACAAAAACCTGACCAACTAATagactatattaaatatttgaccaGTAGGCCAAGAGATGGTCTAATACATATTCTTTGTGCagaattaacattaacaacaaatgatattttaaaagactTCACAGCTTCATTGAAGAAATTGGCAGATGAAGTAAATCCTGAACTTTCTCCATTATTAAGAGAATCTAATCGATCGCATCGTTTTGGCATCGTGGCAACTGATTTTCATTTGGGAAATGATATAGTAAATGTCGctattgaaacaaatattagaAAGGTTAATGCACATagttattactaa